Proteins encoded in a region of the Solanum dulcamara chromosome 9, daSolDulc1.2, whole genome shotgun sequence genome:
- the LOC129904640 gene encoding uncharacterized protein LOC129904640, producing the protein MDKRMLCLTVAFLLLSIFSQATIADQHEGKGKEVDAVAQDPGYVVLDPLPGTGQERAFCTVPGVCYYRTLTCPTECPQRKPKQNKKQKGCYIDCSSKCEATCKWRLPRCDGYGALCYDPRFVGGDGVMFYFHGAKETDFAIVSDENLHINAHLIGTRPKGRKRDFTWVQTLSVMFDTHTLVVGAKKVSHWDEKVDALIVQWNGETVNVPTDGDAEWSVNTADRSVVVERTDDLNSVRVTVSGLLQLDVKVVPIGERENKVHNYQLPAGDAFAHLETQFKFFNLSKDVEGILGKTYQPGYVSPVKRGVPMPIMGGEDKYQTPSLHSAICKKCRFQRPSSVASA; encoded by the exons ATGGATAAGAGAATGTTGTGCCTAACAGTAGCTTTTCTCCTCTTATCCATCTTTTCACAAGCCACCATTGCTGATCAACATGAAGGCAAAGGCAAGGAGGTGGATGCAGTCGCTCAAGATCCCGGTTATGTTGTGTTGGATCCATTGCCAGGTACAGGGCAAGAACGCGCATTCTGCACTGTTCCTGGAGTATGTTACTACAGAACTCTCACCTGTCCAACAGAATGTCCTCAAAGGAAGCCTAAACAGAACAAGAAGCAGAAGGGATGCTATATTGATTGCAGCAGCAAGTGTGAAGCAACTTGCAAGT GGAGACTACCTAGGTGTGATGGTTATGGTGCTCTATGCTACGATCCGAGATTTGTGGGTGGTGACGGGGTGATGTTCTACTTCCATGGAGCAAAGGAAACCGACTTTGCTATTGTTTCAGATGAAAACCTCCACATAAATGCACATCTAATTGGTACACGACCAAAGGGAAGGAAGCGCGACTTTACATGGGTTCAAACATTGTCAGTCATGTTTGACACCCATACATTAGTCGTAGGAGCAAAGAAAGTGTCACACTGGGATGAAAAGGTTGATGCTCTTATTGTACAGTGGAACGGTGAGACAGTTAATGTCCCGACAGATGGAGATGCAGAATGGAGTGTTAACACTGCTGATAGATCAGTCGTCGTTGAAAGGACAGATGATCTTAACAGTGTGAGGGTCACAGTTTCCGGACTGTTGCAGTTAGATGTGAAGGTAGTCCCCATTGGAGAGAGAGAAAACAAGGTTCACAACTATCAGCTACCAGCAGGTGATGCATTTGCTCACTTAGAGACACAATTTAAGTTTTTCAATCTATCTAAAGATGTCGAAGGAATTCTTGGCAAGACTTACCAGCCGGGCTATGTTAGTCCAGTCAAGAGAGGGGTGCCGATGCCAATCATGGGTGGGGAAGACAAGTATCAGACACCATCACTCCATTCAGCTATCTGCAAGAAATGCAGGTTCCAAAGACCCTCAAGTGTTGCCTCAGCTTGA
- the LOC129904639 gene encoding beta-galactosidase 8, giving the protein MKVGVEGRNGYCLSVIMLVFGVVFLHCLVMTSFASNVTYDHRALVIDGKRRVLISGSIHYPRSTPDMWPDLIQKSKDGGLDVIETYVFWNIHEPVRNQYDFEGRKDLIHFVKLVGKAGLFVHIRIGPYVCAEWNYGGFPLWLHFIPGIEFRTDNEPFKAEMKRFTAKIVDMIKQENLYASQGGPVILSQIENEYGNGDIESRYGPHAKSYVNWAASMATSLDTGVPWVMCQQPDAPASVINTCNGFYCDQFKQNSDKTPKMWTENWTGWFLSFGGAVPYRPVEDIAFAVARFFQRGGTFQNYYMYHGGTNFGRTSGGPFIATSYDYDAPLDEYGLIRQPKWGHLKDLHKAIKLCEAAMVATDPTITSLGSTIEASVYKTGSQCAAFLANTATQSDASVSFNGNSYHLPPWSVSILPDCKNVAFNTAKINSVSTISTFVTRSTEADASGPSPSGWTSVNEPVGISSDNAFTKMGLVEQINTTADKSDYLWYSLSFNVKNDEPFLQDGSETVLHIESLGHVLHAFINGKLSGSGKGNSGNSKVTLEVPVTLVPGENKIDLLSATVGLQNYGAFFDLKGAGITGPVQLKGFKNGSTIDLSSKQWTYQVGLKGEELGLSNGGSSLWKSQTALPTNQPLIWYKANFDAPAGDTPLSMDFTGMGKGEAWVNGQSIGRFWPTYTASNNGCSDSCNYRGGYNSNKCLKNCGNPSQLLYHVPRSWLKSSDNVLVLFEEMGGNPTKLSFATREIQSVCSRISEAHPLPIDKWTSEDDARKKSGPTLSLECPHPNQVISSIKFASFGTPQGTCGSFIHGRCSSSDALSVVKKACIGSKSCSLGVSINVFGDPCKGVTKSLAVEASCT; this is encoded by the exons ATGAAAGTGGGTGTGGAAGGAAGAAATGGGTATTGTTTATCAGTAATAATGTTAGTGTTTGGAGTGGTTTTCTTGCATTGTTTGGTGATGACGTCATTTGCCTCTAATGTGACGTATGATCACCGGGCATTGGTTATTGACGGAAAGAGAAGAGTTTTGATCTCCGGTTCAATACATTATCCTCGGAGTACTCCTGAC ATGTGGCCAGACCTTATACAGAAATCAAAAGATGGAGGATTGGATGTTATAGAGACTTATGTTTTCTGGAACATTCATGAACCTGTTCGAAATCAG TATGATTTTGAAGGAAGGAAAGATTTGATTCATTTTGTGAAGTTGGTGGGGAAAGCTGGCTTATTTGTTCATATAAGGATTGGGCCTTATGTTTGTGCAGAATGGAACTATGG TGGGTTTCCTCTTTGGTTGCATTTCATTCCTGGAATTGAATTCCGAACCGACAATGAGCCATTCAAG GCAGAAATGAAGCGATTCACGGCTAAAATTGTTGACATGATCAAGCAAGAAAATCTTTATGCATCCCAGGGCGGGCCGGTTATCTTGTCTCAG ATAGAAAATGAGTATGGCAATGGTGATATTGAGTCCCGTTATGGTCCTCATGCCAAATCTTACGTGAACTGGGCAGCATCAATGGCTACGTCTTTGGATACGGGAGTGCCATGGGTTATGTGTCAGCAACCAGATGCCCCCGCTTCCGTT ATTAACACTTGCAATGGATTTTACTGTGACCAATTCAAGCAAAATTCTGATAAAACACCCAAGATGTGGActgagaattggactggatg gtttctttcttttggtgGTGCTGTCCCTTACAGACCTGTGGAAGACATTGCTTTTGCTGTGGCTCGATTTTTCCAGCGAGGCGGAACCTTCCAGAACTATTACATG TACCACGGGGGAACTAACTTTGGCCGAACTAGTGGTGGACCGTTTATTGCAACTAGCTATGATTATGATGCTCCTTTAGATGAGTACG GCCTTATAAGACAACCAAAGTGGGGTCACTTGAAAGATCTCCATAAAGCCATAAAGCTTTGTGAGGCTGCAATGGTGGCAACTGATCCAACCATCACTTCTCTGGGCTCTACTATAGAG gcCAGTGTTTATAAAACTGGATCACAGTGTGCTGCATTTCTCGCCAATACTGCTACGCAATCTGATGCATCTGTGAGCTTCAATGGAAATTCATATCATTTACCTCCTTGGTCCGTCAGCATCTTGCCTGACTGCAAGAATGTGGCTTTTAATACTGCAAAG ATTAACTCCGTATCAACCATCTCAACATTTGTTACTCGATCTACAGAAGCTGATGCATCTGGCCCATCCCCGTCAGGTTGGACTTCGGTTAATGAGCCTGTAGGCATCTCAAGTGATAATGCATTCACAAAAATGGGGTTGGTGGAACAGATAAATACTACAGCTGACAAAAGTGATTATCTCTGGTACTCTCTGAG TTTCAATGTAAAAAATGATGAGCCTTTCCTTCAAGATGGATCTGAAACGGTACTTCATATCGAATCACTTGGCCATGTTCTTCATGCTTTCATTAATGGAAAGCTATCAG GAAGTGGAAAAGGCAACAGTGGAAATTCTAAAGTTACACTTGAAGTCCCTGTCACCCTTGTGCCTGGAGAAAACAAAATCGACCTGTTGAGTGCGACTGTGGGACTTCAG AACTACGGAGCATTCTTTGATCTCAAGGGGGCAGGGATTACCGGTCCAGTGCAATTGAAAGGTTTCAAAAATGGCTCTACTATTGATCTTTCGTCGAAGCAGTGGACATATCAG GTTGGATTAAAAGGAGAAGAATTAGGCTTATCTAATGGAGGTTCTTCACTTTGGAAGTCACAAACTGCATTGCCTACAAACCAACCATTAATATGGTATAag GCAAATTTTGATGCCCCTGCTGGTGATACCCCTCTTTCCATGGATTTTACCGGAATGGGGAAGGGTGAGGCATGGGTGAATGGTCAAAGCATTGGTCGATTTTGGCCTACCTATACTGCATCAAATAACGGTTGTTCTGACTCCTGCAATTATAGAGGAGGTTACAATTCTAATAAATGTCTCAAAAATTGTGGAAACCCATCCCAGCTGCT ATACCACGTTCCTCGTTCATGGCTGAAATCCAGTGACAATGTCTTAGTGTTGTTTGAGGAAATGGGTGGGAATCCTACAAAGCTGTCTTTTGCAACAAGAGAGATACAAAGTGTATGCTCACGAATTTCAGAGGCTCATCCACTTCCTATTGACAAGTGGACTTCGGAAGACGATGCACGAAAGAAATCAGGGCCAACTCTATCTCTTGAGTGCCCTCATCCTAATCAAGTCATCTCTTCAATCAAATTTGCAAGCTTTGGCACTCCTCAAGGAACATGTGGAAGCTTTATCCATGGTCGATGCAGTAGCAGCGATGCTCTTTCAGTTGTAAAGAAG GCTTGCATTGGATCAAAAAGCTGTAGTCTTGGAGTTTCAATAAATGTATTTGGTGACCCATGTAAAGGAGTCACAAAAAGTTTAGCTGTAGAAGCTTCCTGTACATGA
- the LOC129904450 gene encoding ABC transporter I family member 10 yields the protein MIESVCVRASALQLPPINSHSQRNAAMADSFAIDARNLSYSVVSRQGELLPILKDCSIKVPSGQFWMLLGPNGCGKSTLLKILAGLLSPDYGNLYVERPRSFVYQNPDHQVVMPTVEADVAFGLGKLNLTPNEIKTRVAKALDAVGMYEYLKKPVHTLSGGQKQRVATAGALAEACKVLLLDELTTFLDETDQIGVIKAMRNSMDTSQGITALWVTHRLEELEYADGAVYMEDGRIVRQGDATSIRKFIDDKLASYVKQINL from the exons ATGATAGAGTCAGTTTGTGTTCGAGCTTCAGCTCTGCAATTGCCGCCCATTAACTCTCACTCTCAAAG AAATGCCGCAATGGCTGACAGTTTTGCTATTGATGCTCGAAATCTTAGCTATTCGGTTGTATCAAGACAAGGAGAATTACTTCCAATTCTTAAAGATTGTTCAATAAAAGTTCCTTCTGGACAGTTTTGGATGCTTTTGGGACCTAATGGTTGTGGAAAATCAACCCTTTTAAAG ATTTTAGCAGGTCTCCTGAGTCCAGATTATGGGAACTTGTATGTGGAGAGGCCAAGGAGCTTTGTTTATCAGAATCCTGATCACCAG GTCGTGATGCCAACAGTGGAAGCTGATGTCGCTTTTGGTCTCGGTAAATTGAACTTAACACCAAATGAGATTAAGACTAGGGTGGCAAAAGCTTTGGATGCAGTTGGGATGTATGAATATTTGAAA AAACCAGTTCACACTCTTAGTGGTGGTCAGAAACAAAGGGTTGCTACTGCTGGTGCTTTGGCGGAAGCTTGCAAAGTTTTATTACTTGATGAACTGACTACGTTTTTGGATGAAACTGATCAG ATTGGAGTGATAAAAGCGATGAGAAACTCCATGGATACATCTCAAGGAATTACAGCATTGTGGGTAACTCATCGCTTGGAAGAACTCGAGTATGCAGATGGTGCAGTGTACATGGAAGATGGAAGAATTGTTCGACAAGGTGATGCAACTAGTATAAGGAAATTCATTGATGATAAACTGGCATCTTATGTTAAGCAAATAAACTTGTAA
- the LOC129902918 gene encoding fasciclin-like arabinogalactan protein 12: protein MKHQILSYFSLILLIILQFSTLTLSQTSLTPPPTGPTNITQILEKAGQFTTLIRLMKVTQVGDQINTQLNNSNQGMTIFAPTDNAFSSLKSGTINSLSAQQQVQLVQFHVLPNFISMSQFQTVSNPLRTQAGDASPGDFPLNVTTSGNQVNVSTGVDDATVANTIYTDGQLAVYQVDKVLQPMSIFGAPTPAMAPAPATLKSKSKSPEGLSPSSGNDDSPMDNSGTERIAMHGTTVLVFVISLFALL, encoded by the exons atgaaacaccaaattctttcttatttttcactTATTTTACTTATAATCCTCCAATTTTCAACCTTAACATTATCTCAAACATCCCTTACCCCACCCCCTACTGGTCCAACAAACATAACACAAATACTAGAAAAAGCAGGCCAATTCACAACATTAATTAGACTTATGAAAGTAACACAAGTTGGTGATCAAATCAACACACAACTTAATAATTCAAACCAAGGCATGACTATTTTTGCACCAACAGATAATGCATTTTCTAGCCTAAAATCAGGCACAATAAATTCATTAAGTGCACAACAACAAGTTCAATTAGTACAATTTCATGTCCTTCCTAATTTTATTTCTATGTCACAATTTCAAACTGTTAGTAACCCTTTAAGAACACAAGCTGGTGATGCTAGTCCCGGAGACTTCCCGTTAAACGTAACGACGTCCGGTAACCAAGTTAACGTGTCTACCGGAGTTGATGATGCTACTGTGGCTAATACAATTTATACTGATGGTCAGCTTGCAGTTTATCAG GTTGATAAAGTGCTTCAACCTATGAGTATCTTTGGTGCTCCTACTCCGGCAATGGCACCGGCTCCGGCGACGTTGAAATCAAAGAGCAAATCTCCGGAAGGATTGAGCCCTAGCTCCGGCAACGACGACTCGCCGATGGATAATTCCGGTACTGAGAGGATTGCCATGCACGGCACGACGGTTTTGGTTTTTGTAATTTCCTTGTTTGCGTTGTTATAA